GCTGCGGCCCGGGAGGGAGCTCGGCCCGAGGAGGAGGGCGGTCCAGCGAGCCCCAGCTCAAGGTGTGGAAGAGGCTGGGCTCATACCGGCGTTCGTACAACATCTCCTTCAGACGGCCGCCCCATCGCAGGCCGTACGAGCGGGAAAGCGCACAAGTGTGCCGGCCTCCGGCCCGACAGACACCACAGCCGGACAGCAGAATGGAGCCCCCCCTCACTACGCCTTGTCTATTTGACTATGTCACGGAAATATGACCAGAGGACAGGCGGGAGGCTGACTGACTGCTTCCCAAAACAAGTGACACACCGCCAAGGACATTATTGATAACTGTAAAGGGCGATGCAGAAGTCACATTTCTGGGACTGATCATTTCACCCCGTGCAGCAGGTAATGTTGTTAGGTATGGATGATGTTTTTTGCACTATATATAGAGTTAAAAGGAGTATTTAATCCAACAACGACTAAATTCATTAAATTCGCTCAGCAAGAATGTAATGCATCATTAAATTCACCGTCTGCACTGAAATAAATTCCCTCTGATTTAATTATATTCAATTTTTTCCAAGCATATGAAATAAACTGAACAGATGAAATACACAATAATTGTACAGACAGAATTCTTCCGGCAAGGCACTTGTTCAAATAATGACTTCTATTTTCATGCCAATAAATGGATTCATAGTGTGGGTACGACTACCTCTCTTCACACTGAAAATTGTCCTGATAAAGAAAATCCCCATCCATCTCATAAATAATGTGCATTAAGGCTATTGGTTTCATATGAAACACAATGGGTTATCAATGCGTTCATGACTGATGCAACCTGAGCCAAAGGGGGACCCCCCTGTGACTGATTCTTTGGGTTTGGTTCCTGTTGCTGACCGTGCGGTTTGTCCCTGGATGGGCATGGCCCAGGTGTGTTTCCTACCTTGAGGATGCTGGTCCTCTGGGGGACGCTCTCCAGTATGCTGGTCTCGTAGCTATTCTGTAGGAAGATGGGCCTGTTGTCGTTGACATCCTGCACCTCCACAAATACAGTCGCCGTGCCGGTCCTCCGGCTGCCCGCTGGACCGTTGTCTATGTGCACAATCATTCATGCATTCACAAAACACTTCCAATGCTACTATTCAGGTCCATGCTAATTTTGAGGCTAACTAATACCAGCTTTCATTTCATGCCTGTATATCTCTGGCTAAGGCCATTGATCTTTAGGAAATAgaccaaacccccccaaaaagcttGTTATAAAGACAAACTGGAACATTTTTGGCTCTCCAAAACGTCGGTAATTAATTTTCCCCAGCCGCCCCCCCAAACAAGCATCAGTCCAAAACAGGAAAACATCAgagtttttgttatttcttttcaaACTGGAAGAATGGAAGTTAAGCAATAGTCTGAAATCACAGCAGATGTGCCGACGGCACAAATTCATTATTGCTGTGCAATACGTAAGGAAACAGCTGCTTTGAACATCATGaagaaaattaagaaaacaGGTCCTATTATAACAAATGCAAATAAGGACTGTGTGGAAATTTGGATAATACTAGATGATAAAGGATTCCTATCACTATAAAAATAGCACACCTATAGCTTCTACAACCAGCGTGTATGCCTCCTGGGTCTCTCTGTCTAGGCCGACCACAGTCCGAACAACTCCGTCTCTGAAGCCCACGCTGAATTTACCATCCTGGTTACCacctaaaaaatacaaaacacaaacatttccgAATCCATTAACAGCATATTAGTAAAACATTGCAGCTATGATACTGACAAAGGAACcatacacaaactcacacagagacagataGCTGACAAAATATACTGTACGTGTGTACGTACGTCCACATAACTGTAAAACACTTTagccgacagacacacaaaaacaacttcCACTGTGACGTCTGACCTGTGATGAAGTAGCTAAGTTCGGCGTTGAGGCCGGCGTCGTTGTCAGAGCAGCTGAGGCGCGCTACAATGTGGTCTCTAGGCACATCCTCCTTCAGGGAAACATTGTACACGCGAGGGTTGAAGGTTGGCGTCTCATCATTTACATCCAGAACTGAcccacgcgcacaaacacacagacagagagacatgaGGACACACAGATAGACGTACAAGAGGACAAACAAGGCAGCAATGTGGCGCATGAGCAGAAGGACCGGTTTAAATCAAAGGCATTCAGAGACAACGGAGCGGCTTCTTTGGTAGCTGGCTCAGGCTGCCGCCGACTCCCCTGTGATGTTAAGAGACGTGAAACAGATCTCAGCTAAACAGTCCACAATATGTTGATGACTCGTTTGAAAATGCAGTCCAGTTTTTCCATTCCTTTTCCACCATGTTTACAGCAGACTATTTAGCCCCGTTGTTTTTTACAATCCCACCAGCAGGTGGTAGCATCATTCTCAGCAGATTTTTGGGAAGTCAGGGCTTATCTGCATTAATGAGGTAACTCTTCCTGCCATCCTGAAACCAATCATACCATGGCTCGGCAGTTTTATACATAGGGCAATTTCAGAGAGCAAAGGGAATTCAAACCCAGTTTCTCGTCATCAGCCATATCAGCAGACTCTTACTTGTGACTGTGAGGGTTGAAGTGGAGGTGCGAGGGAACTTCCCAGCATCGTATGCAATAATTCTCAAATGGTACTGTCCGATCTGCTCACGGTCCAAGACTGCCACGGACCGGAGGACACCAGTGGAGGTGTTCAGGTAGAAGTCGAGGCGAGGCATCCCCATCTGTAACGCCATTGTAATCAGTCCGTTTGCGTCCTCGTCTGGGTCCTCCACCTGGACCTAAAGCACAGAGAGACCCAGAGCAATGAGAGATGATACTATAATCCTTTTTTTTGAATGGCATAATACAAGAAAAAAGTCTCATATTTCACCCTAAAAACGGAGGATCCAATGGGCAGTCCCTCTGGAACTTCAGCCACAAAGGGCAGGTTGAGGAAGGTTGGGTCGTTGTCATTGAGATCCAGCAGGTTGACAAACACTGTGGCGCTCGCTGACGCATGCAGTGGAGTTGTTCCATCTGAAGAGGGCGCCAGAGAACACGTAAAGACGCACACGCCACAGCTCATGGTCAAAGGGGTTTATTAGCCCCAGTAAAGAGTTTCATCGTCAACATAAAACTTGAACTTCAACGTTTGAAGAAAGAGGCTAATCGTTCAGAGTTAAAGCTCTCCGCTGAAAATGATATAGACCTAGAGTATTTAAACTCGCTTACACAGGGTTCAGGTGTTTCAGGAATCAGGCCAATGTACACAGTGAAAGTGCAAACTGAGATCCCAACCACACACATGCTACTCACTGTCAGCAGCGGAGATGATGATGGACCTCATGAGTAGCGTGTCCCTGGCGTTGGAGCTTTCCCTGTCCAGAGTGAGCCCACTGGTCCGGATCttccctgtgctgctgctgatggtgtAGAAGGGGTTTTCTGGACTGATTCTGTACACCACTGTGCCATTTTCCCCATTGTCAGGGTCAAATGCCAACACCTGCACAGGGGAGGGACGGGAGAAACACGTTCTGATACTAACCCAGCAGGTGTGTTGGACTTCCCTTTGTATAAGAAATATCCAGTTATACTACGAGGTTAAATGAGAGTGTTCAAGAGAAGAGGTTTAACAAATCGGGACAAGGAAGGATTTAAGATAtcaggagaaaaaagggaaaggaatCAGAGAGGGAAATATAATGACATTAAAAGTAATAAGAACATCCCCGTCCCACCCACAGAGCATCTTCACACCCAGTCTAGCTGTTCTAACACATCAGtcagctaaaaaagaaaaaagctcacGTCTCGTTTCTGACACAAAGTGGCGTCGGGTGATGAATGTGTGAAGCCAGGAGCGCAGCTAAAACCCTGACTGATTCTTAAAGAGCTGATAAATTATTCAGTGAACTGACTAAAATCTCTGGAAACTGGTTAATTGGTCATTAGCGGAATAAAGgttttgcaggtatttaataATTAAGGGAACATGGTAGGAAGGCATCTCAGAGGCCCATTGATTTGCAGACAAAGTTAGGTGATATAAGATGTGGGAAGGTGTCAAGCCGAGGCCAGTTCAAATAATCAATTCTGGCCAGAGCAGAGCACATTAAGAGATGGTGAGCAAATATATTAGCCTTGTCCATTGCACGGTAGCCCTGGTCTCACTCCACAGtggcagaaaagaaaatactgcaTTGAAATGAGTTATTAGAGGAGCTCACTATGTGTGTAGGCGCTGCTTGTGAAAGGCTGCAGGTGATAGTGGGTTGCTGGGATATGAAAGTGGGATGATCGTTGCACTGGGCACTGCGACCGAATTCAGCGGCTCGCTGGACACCTCCAGGAGAACTGAGCGGGTGGCCTCTTGTCACCAAAAAACTAAATACGGGTCAGGCCGGCGCTACATTTGGGCCAGTTACAGGACTGGGAGACCCGGTGGTTCGGTTCATTGAAAAATGTTCCCAGGGGCACCAGTGTCTGTCCACTAAGCACGGAGTCGCATACGGTCTGCAACACCCCGGATTAATAGGTGGGAAACGTAGCAACGATAACTTTCACTTCACCACCATTCCACTGTCTTGCTCTGCAAGGTGGCTTCTCGCTTACTTTTCTGCCTGGCAGCTAAATCATTTGCTCTGCGCCTGACTGCAGGCTACATTTTAATTAGCAATCGGACTCCCTTAATTACACTCTCTGACGACTCCTTAAATAATGGACAATCAGGGCTTAATTAACAGCCACACATTGCCAAAGACAAAAGGACGATGAGAGACTTTGGGGGTAATATTACAGTGTTTACTTAGCGATGACCTACGCAGTAATGGCAATTCATCCATCAACAGCAAAGGATTATGAATGCAGATGTGTCCTTCAACATGTTCTGTTTTTTATCTGCAGTACGCTGCCCAATAAAGACTGTTGCATTACAACAATCTTCACCCTTAAGTGTATGTCAGAACACGCTTTTTGCCTAAGTAATGTTTGCAAAGTCAATACCTCGTGTTTCCTCTACCGTGCATTCTACTCTAAAACAGATGACCATGATCGTTCCTGTGGGTTCAGAATTAGTTAACGATCAGCTTGTGGACCATTTGCCAGGTTGCCTGGTTTGTACTCACAGAGAAAACATCAGTGTTCATTGGACTCATCTCCACTATGTTGGTTAGGTATGGCTCGTTTCTCCACACAGGGGCATTGTCATTGATGTCCAGGATGGTGATGTTCACCTAAACAAAGTGGGAGTGAGGGGAATTAAGGTAGAAGGCCAATGAGCTACCTTTGATGTCATTTAAGAGAGCAATCTTTCTGCTATCTAAACGTACAGACATCCCAAATGACTATTAATTAAACAGCGGATAAGAAATTGGTTTGACGTGTGAGCTGTTGAAAGATGGCGCTCTAATGTGGTCACCGTGGCAATGCCAGTCTTTTGCTGAGGTCCCACCCCTCCATCCACCGCTCTGACTATCAGGATGTACTCTGATTTCAGCTCCCGGTCCAGCAGGGCCGTGGTGGTGATCTCTCCTAAAGAAAACACGTGGAATCAGATGATCAAATGATAtatcaaataaaaaagcaacaGCCAGGGAAAGTGAAGGCCAGATATGTTTTAAGGTAACTCTCATGCcaagatgaaaagaaacaacaatgtGCAAACAAGCAGAGTAAAGAGTGTAAGAAAAACAATGGGAAATATATTGCAGCTTTCCCGTATGAAGTGAATTCAAATTTCTAATCAAAATGGAATTAGTCCAAAAAAAtgtgttcttctttttctaCAAGAGGGCtttcagaaaaaacacacacacacttttacatgGGCCctatcacactcacacacacacacacacacacacatgcacgcacctGAGCGCGAGTTGAGACGGAACTGAGAGGAGCCCTCCAGGGAGTAGATGAGTGAGGCTTGGCCATATTCCCGAGAGGCGTCCAAATCAGTAGCATTCACAAGCAGCACAGTCGCCcctgtggaggagagggagggatgaagggagcaggacagaaaaaaaagttacaacTCATGGagtggaagaaaagaaatgaacttGTGTCAAGGCAAGCGAGAGAGAAGCTGCAGAAACCGACAGAAAATGGCATTCAGAGAGCTGATTTCTTCACCGCCCCCACCCTCAGCTCAACCGATGGCACGGCATTGAGTGGGTTTATGGATTAGTGGATTATCAGCTTGTTTGGCACAGCCTATACTTGGCACAGGCCTGATCAATAGCACGGCAGACAGGAGGGGGgtaggagagggtggggggggggggtgagagacgAGTCGGAGCCTCTGGACTAGCCACGAGCTGAGCCTTGTAGCGCACTCGGAGCCCCAGCTCAGGGCCGAGCATTTCTGCTGCAGTTCGGCCCTAAACCTCAGCCCGGGCCCAAGCCGCTCAACTGCTTGCTCCTTGAAAGCGGGCCCGAGACGCAGGCTGCGGCCAGCGCGTGCCTCTGCTCGGCGAGAGAAAGGGCCGGTCAGACGTCCCATTTCCCTCCAGCGACCGGAAACTAATCTATTCTCATGGATAAAAGACTTTTCCGAATTGTGCATGAGAATGAACAGAAGAGCCAGTTATTTGGCCTTGAAGAGTCAATATCCTGCATTCTGATGGagcatttaaaaacattatgCAACAAATAAAATTGTAGAGGAGGCTGCCAGAGGaagcatttcaaataaaacatacCCCCAAGAAAGCAGAGCTATTTGTTGGATGTGCTAATGGTAAGGCAATTCAAGTATGAGGGGGGTGCATGTGCTCCACGTGGGGTTTGAGCTGTTTGGAGTGTTTAAGTGCTGTGTTGGTTTTGCACCAGAAAACGCATTCTAGCAACTAGACTCAAACCTCACATGTATAAAGTGACTCACCGGCAATGATGTTCTCTTGGATTTTGATGATGTAGGACTGCTTGCTGAACTCCGGTGGGTTGTCATTTTCATCCTATAGGGGGTGTAAACAATGACAACTCATATAAATTGGCCTGACAATGAGGAAATGCCAATGTGCTCCGAGAAGGCTGCAACCGCACATAGGCATTGACAATAACATGATTGAAAAAGCCGAGGCGGAAATCAAATAAAAGACGCATTTGCAAAAATAGGCGAGAAAGTTGTTCCAAACATTGTTATCATCGGCATTTACCTAAAACAATCAAGACCTGTAATTTGACAGTAATGAACGGGACACGGGCGAGCTCTCACAACCCCCCACTCATTGAACTAGACTCTGTTTCACACCAACACATGCAGTTGTGTGGCTATTGGCAGAgaggctccccactgtgtgtgAGCTGCTGGGAAGAGTTAACGCTTTAACAACAGTCTCTGGCCCCATTATCTATCTGGGTTGTGTTACACTGGtgtaaagtgacgtgtgtgcGGGACTCTGTGAGCCACCGATAAACCCCTGTGGTGTGAGACACGACACtgtggaggacagagacagagggagaaggagcacAGGATTGTGCACATTGCAACACAATATCGCTCCCTCGTGTAGGATGTGTGTAGATGTGCGTACAGTTCTTGCATAGAATATTCCAGCTGGATTCATCCATTCTACTCCATGGTTTGTTCTCTAATAACTAAAAGTGACTTGTATAATGGATGTCAATCAATGGAAATGAACATAAGAGCCAGTAGAGATACGGTTTATGACTTCTAGATGCTCATTATAGTTTTACTGCTGCATTAATAGTTTCTCGGAATGGATCAACATTCAGGTTTATTatttagaaaacagaaaaatgaagatAAAAAGTTAAACACCTGGCACTGTGTGATATACACGTTGTGCAGCACAGATATTTTACAAATGGGTTGGAGGAATTCCATCAGGATCTTGTCAAACATGCataacaacaaaagaaacattatgGATTctaattttctttcttcatataATTCAAAAGATAGCATTTATCTGTTAAGCCTTAAGCCTTTGTTACATTAAGAGGtttaaaaaacactgacagAGGTGGCAACATGATACGTTATTGCCCCAGACAGGTGAAAGACAGAAACATGTTGCATAGCTTAGATGTTTGAATTGAAAAGCTGTGTAAGGAAACAAAACATCAGAGTTGTGTTTGACAAGCAGACGTGTTCTCCACACAACCTTCTGACAAACTCATCTGCCAAAAGCAACACAGTCAGCCGTGAGGTGAGAAGTCACAGAAATCTGATCCGTAACAGACACGGATCACAGGGTTTCTGCCTCAGATAGtgtaaaaaaacatggaaaGGCATTCAATGAAACAAGCAACAGGAGACTACCCGTGCATGACATCATGACACAGCCTTTTATCCATGACTCTTTCATGTCTTTAATACATTAAGACATCTGTGATCTACTGAGTATACGAGTATGTGGCTGACTTTCTCCAGAGCCTTGAAATACAACTTTCAGAGATAAGACTGACAAAAGCAACAGAAGATCAGATAGCTGCAAACAAGTCTGCAGTCAGACATGGATCCAAAGGTACTCAGAATAATTCAGACAGTGAAATCCAATATGTCAGTGAATAGGATCCTAATCATGAGGATCGTAACACCTGTCACACACTGCATGCACATCTGGACCTGCCTGTCCTCTGCTTCACACATGGGGGGTGGATTGCTCTTACAAATTGTCTGCAACAGGTGAACAGCGCTCTGAGTAGCCGCGGGGAGCCTGGGGGGGCTCTGCAGTCCAGCATGCTGTCAGCGGCTCATTGCAGAACCCTTTTGCTGCTGGATGTTTGATAAAGCCTGCCAGCGCCATATTAATGCTGAATAAATTACAACACATTTTCATCAATTCCCAGAATTTAAATGGCGCGAGCACATCTCCCACAGGAACAGCGCCACTCTGCAATTAGCACCCAAATTGTTCATGTGTTAGCTTCACTAACTTTTACCTCTATTCATTAAATCCATGCTCTGTTTTGTAGCCACAGTGGTTATCTAAAAGCAAAGGACCAATACTCCTGTTTGGAAATAACATATGTGAGTGAGAGACCCCGTGTTGCTCGTACTTATTAGGACCAGAATTTGAGATATAAGGGCACTTGGCAAAAGCGGTTTATTGTACTTTTATCCCTTTCTCTAAAGAGGAATGGTGTTATTGGCAATGGTAGAAGAAATActcaaaagtaaaagtgttAACTATGCTACTAGTAGTAATTAGTAGTGCTCAGTAAGAATCCTACATTCTAATGTTTACTTGAAGTAAAGATGGAAACAACCATTATCAGCACAATATACTTATACTTATACTTAACTAGACATCTATTCAAATAAGAGCTGTCAATTCAAACATGGTGCTGGATAGTTGAATGAATG
This portion of the Gasterosteus aculeatus chromosome 6, fGasAcu3.hap1.1, whole genome shotgun sequence genome encodes:
- the LOC120821008 gene encoding uncharacterized protein LOC120821008, producing the protein MNTTEPDSNSTSTPYTENVPVSSLPTTPMSPASPLPPSYSPGVPDPEFTIMVVVGLLLVLAGLAAFLAVCRPSEQDGGSEASCGPGGSSARGGGRSSEPQLKVWKRLGSYRRSYNISFRRPPHRRPYERESAQVCRPPARQTPQPDSRMEPPLTTPCLFDYVTEI